One Nicotiana sylvestris chromosome 12, ASM39365v2, whole genome shotgun sequence genomic window carries:
- the LOC138882952 gene encoding uncharacterized protein: MRKILYEDHMVQPGEGSSTAEVLSNNAVLNNMTFLRTLFPDPNMLSNCEIMNQEPKYDEEEVFREINRELEQFENKPKPNLNDTELVNLVSSEEIKETKISIFTDGKTRDALIQLLFEFKDVFALSYDDMPGLSVDLVVHKLPTYPDCPPVQQKQRKFKTNISDKINEEVTKQLKVGVIRVVRYTTWLANVVPVPKKDGKTRKDATVKWIDKFQGAFDKIKEYLSNPPVLVPPEPGRPLFLYLTVLENSFGCVLLQHDVTGKREQTIYYMSKKFTSYEAKYTLLERTYCALTWVAQKLRHYLQAYITYLITRLDPLKYIFQKPMRTGRLAKWQILLTEFNIVYVTRTAMKAQALAYHLAENPVDDEYQPLNTYFPDEEVNSIEAIFEDIDTWKMFFDGVVNAKGVGVGAILISPTGQHYPAIARLWFFCTNNTTEYEACIMGMNMEIDQDVEELLIMGDSDLIIRQAQGEWETRDVKLIPYRQHEEELGKRFKSIKFRYIPRCHNELADAFATLALMLPYPGNAYIDPLEIQIRESTTVRTSIGDTPYLLVYGTEAEIPAEVEIPSIRIIVEDEIEDSEWVKTKLE; this comes from the exons ATGAGGAAGATACTGTATGAAGACCACATGGTTCAGccaggggaaggctcaagcaccgctgaggtgct ttctaataatgcggttttaaataacatgacattcTTGCGGACTTTATTCCCAGATCCAAACATGCTGTCTAattgcgaaataatgaaccaagaaccgaaATACGATGAAGAGGAGgtttttagggaaataaatcgagaattggaacaatttgagaataaacctaagccgaacttaaatgatactgaacTGGTTAATTTGGTTAGTTCTGAAGAAATCaaggaaaccaagataagcattttcACAGATGGAAAAACTCGGGACGCATTAATCCAACTcctgtttgagttcaaagatgtgtttgctttgtcatatgacgacatgccagggctgagtgttgatttggtggttcacaagttgccaacATACCCCGATTGTCCCCcagtccagcaaaagcaaaggaAGTTCAAAACTAATATCAGTGACAAAATCAATGAAGAGGTCACGAAGCAGTTGAAAGTGGGGGTAATCCGAGTGGTCCGgtacaccacatggttagctaatgtagtcccagtgccaaagaaagacgggaagacccgg AAAGATGCAACAGTCAAGTGGATAGATAAATTTCAAggagcttttgataaaatcaaggaatatctttcgaatccgccagtcttggtcccacctgagccagggaggcccttgttcttgtacctgacagttttggaaaattctttcggctgcgtccttctgcaacacgatgtgaccggaaAGAGAGAGCAGACTATTTACTAtatgagcaagaaattcaccagttatgaagccaaatacactttgttggaaaggacCTACTGCGCtttgacttgggtcgctcagaagctgaggcattatttgcaagcctacatcacttacctcataaccaggttggatcctttaaaatacatattccagaagccaatgCGCACTGGGAGgctagcaaagtggcagatcctgcttacggAATTCAATATAgtatatgtcactcgcacggcaatgaaagcccaggcgttagcataTCACTTGgctgaaaatccggtcgatgatgaataccaacctttgaatacttacttcccggatgaagaggtaaactcaATTGAGGCAATATTCGAAGACATCGAcacttggaaaatgttctttgatggagtggtaaacgcaaaaggtgttggagttggggcaatcttgatctcgcccaccggtcagcattatccggccatagctaggctttggtttttctgcACAAATAACACTACCGAGTACGAAGCTTGCATTATGGGAATGAACATGGAAATCGACCAAGATGTTGAAGaactgttaatcatgggagactcggatttgattatccgacaagctcaaggagaatgggaaacccgagacgtcaagcttattccttataggcAACATGAGGAAGAACTTGGCAAACGATTCAAGTCAATaaagttcaggtacattcctcgttgCCACAATGAACTAGCTGATGCATTTGCCACTTTAGCCTTAATGTTGCCGTACCCAGGCAATGCCTACATTGATCCATTGGAAATCCAAATTCGGGAAAG cactactgtgcgcacatcaaTTGGAGACAccccgtatcttttggtttatggcactgaagccgaaATACCCGCGGAGGTTGAAATCCCGTCTATTCGGATCATCGTTGAagatgaaattgaagacagtgagtgggttaaaaccaAGCTAGAATAG